A genomic window from Camelina sativa cultivar DH55 chromosome 2, Cs, whole genome shotgun sequence includes:
- the LOC104727820 gene encoding uncharacterized protein LOC104727820 isoform X1, with product MQTVKFKMDVCDENTKRKAMRAVWMFSGVSLVDIEELGIVKVKGIFDKIEMRSKLQEIDSSVDIIIPVPEHEHSFLIPPKLKFPFKVFNRRIIRDAMEVIWEFPGVTSVEVNEDDVQLEVNDGGFDQIVMAAKLRDIDESASVIIKAGPDVQTPNNVTS from the exons ATGcag ACAGTTAAATTCAAGATGGATGTTTGTGATGAAAACACCAAACGGAAAGCTATGAGAGCTGTCTGGATGTTTTCAG GAGTTTCTTTGGTAGACATCGAGGAGTTAGGTATAGTAAAGGTAAAGGGAATATTTGATAAGATTGAAATGAGGAGCAAACTACAAGAGATAGATAGTTCTGTTGACATCATCATTCCCGTACCGGAACACGAACACAGTTTTCTTATCCCCCCTAAATTAAAG TTTCcgtttaaagtttttaataggCGCATCATACGGGATGCTATGGAAGTTATTTGGGAGTTTCCAG GAGTTACTTCGGTAGAGGTCAACGAAGATGATGTTCAACTAGAGGTGAATGATGGAGGTTTTGATCAAATTGTAATGGCGGCGAAACTAAGGGACATAGATGAATCTGCTAGCGTTATCATCAAGGCTGGACCAGATGTACAGACACCCAATAACGTAACCTCATGA
- the LOC104727820 gene encoding uncharacterized protein LOC104727820 isoform X2 encodes MDVCDENTKRKAMRAVWMFSGVSLVDIEELGIVKVKGIFDKIEMRSKLQEIDSSVDIIIPVPEHEHSFLIPPKLKFPFKVFNRRIIRDAMEVIWEFPGVTSVEVNEDDVQLEVNDGGFDQIVMAAKLRDIDESASVIIKAGPDVQTPNNVTS; translated from the exons ATGGATGTTTGTGATGAAAACACCAAACGGAAAGCTATGAGAGCTGTCTGGATGTTTTCAG GAGTTTCTTTGGTAGACATCGAGGAGTTAGGTATAGTAAAGGTAAAGGGAATATTTGATAAGATTGAAATGAGGAGCAAACTACAAGAGATAGATAGTTCTGTTGACATCATCATTCCCGTACCGGAACACGAACACAGTTTTCTTATCCCCCCTAAATTAAAG TTTCcgtttaaagtttttaataggCGCATCATACGGGATGCTATGGAAGTTATTTGGGAGTTTCCAG GAGTTACTTCGGTAGAGGTCAACGAAGATGATGTTCAACTAGAGGTGAATGATGGAGGTTTTGATCAAATTGTAATGGCGGCGAAACTAAGGGACATAGATGAATCTGCTAGCGTTATCATCAAGGCTGGACCAGATGTACAGACACCCAATAACGTAACCTCATGA
- the LOC104727836 gene encoding uncharacterized protein LOC104727836 has protein sequence MQEEKTAEFKLDLSDESVKRNTMKIVWMFQGVTLVDINEKGILKVKGYFDKYVMGEILQQEIDNSVDIIHKSEQNRISGFDTVYNYFHTPKTQEIVVFEFRVLNELIIPAAMEIIWEFSGVTSVEVEKDFYLRVKGGEIKKFYMVTKLKEVDKHVKIIWDGQDLEEAEPPKKQPDVGSSKLQTEPGIKTKNMYGYGYGVPAPQHEPFKRKQGINQAKQPLIYDAAARVHAPAGGPFVFNQHQWIKEANQLPIHDKQNANKPFLQPQKEGVYVAHNHGKKKQEGVFAKMFGLNKEQPQVKKEEGFKRDIQNAQHFDPQIKKGPDGKYHIYNPYDGGLQEIETSLARTLGSKGSTSSFKKTEFGSSGTRSHSSFSRSSSATNLSQSILQSSNTAYSSHSTLPSSSWNPSHSRSRSSENLSQSLSSTATYSSQPTISSNRVNPYQSLKSNGASGFTRGKSSQN, from the exons ATGCAG GAGGAAAAGACAGCTGAATTCAAGTTGGATCTTTCTGATGAAAGCGTTAAACGGAACACTATGAAAATTGTCTGGATGTTTCAAG gAGTTACTTTAGTAGACATCAATGAAAAAGGTATACTAAAGGTGAAAGgatattttgataaatatgtaATGGGGGAGATACTCCAACAGGAGATAGATAACTCTGTTGACATAATACATAAATCGGAGCAAAATCGCATCTCGGGTTTCGATACAGTTTACAATTATTTTCACACTCCAAAAACGCAG GAGATAGTTGTATTCGAGTTTAGAGTTCTTAATGAACTTATCATACCGGCAGCTATGGAAATTATCTGGGAGTTTTCAG GAGTTACTTCGGTAGAGGTCGAGAAAGATTTTTATCTACGGGTGAAGGGAGGAGAAATTAAGAAATTCTACATGGTAACGAAACTAAAAGAAGTAGATAAACATGTTAAGATAATATGGGATGGACAAGATTTAGAAGAAGCAGAGCCGCCAAAAAAGCAACCCGATGTCGGTAGCTCGAAATTGCAAACAGAGCCTGgtataaaaacgaaaaatatgTACGGATACGGCTATGGTGTGCCTGCGCCTCAGCATGAaccatttaaaagaaaacaaggtATCAACCAAGCAAAGCAGCCGCTAATCTACGATGCTGCTGCACGTGTGCATGCGCCTGCGGGTGGACCTTTTGTTTTTAACCAACACCAATGGATTAAGGAAGCAAATCAGCTGCCGATCCATGACAAGCAAAATGCGAATAAGCCTTTTCTGCAGCCGCAAAAAGAAGGAGTCTACGTTGCACATAACCATGGTAAGAAAAAGCAAGAAGGAGTGTTTGCAAAGATGTTTGGTTTGAACAAGGAACAACCTCAGGTCAAGAAGGAGGAAGGTTTCAAACGTGATATCCAAAATGCTCAGCACTTCGATCCGCAAATAAAAAAAGGTCCAGATGgaaaataccatatatataatccTTATGACGGTGGCTTACAAG AAATAGAAACGTCACTAGCTCGAACACTAGGTTCCAAAGGATCGACATCAAGTTTTAAGAAAACAGAGTTTGGCTCAAGCGGTACGCGTAGTCACTCTAGTTTCTCACGATCAAGCAGTGCGACGAATCTATCTCAATCCATACTACAAAGTAGTAATACGGCGTATTCCTCTCACTCCACACTACCATCCAGTTCGTGGAATCCGTCTCACTCACGATCAAGAAGTTCGGAGAATCTCTCTCAATCACTATCCAGCACTGCGACGTACTCCTCTCAACCCACAATATCAAGCAATAGAGTGAACCCCTATCAGTCCTTGAAATCAAACGGAGCGAGTGGGTTCACGCGAGGCAAGAGTTCACAAAATTAA
- the LOC104727846 gene encoding uncharacterized protein LOC104727846, whose translation MQQNIINVEFKFEIYDERTKRKAMEVIANFTGVTTVEWKENGKLKVKGKFDSHEMTTKFKKICKHIAIFKLTTDEGPDQNRAMVMYEPRQEQNQAPVTRREARQEPNRAVTRREPQEQNRVRFTRREPRQEQNRAMVIWRETRPEHNPHPRVV comes from the exons Atgcag CAAAACATTATTAACGTTGAGTTCAAGTTTGAAATTTATGACGAAAGAACGAAGAGGAAAGCTATGGAAGTTATAGCAAATTTTACAG GCGTTACTACAGTTGAGTGGAAGGAAAACGGGAAACTTAAGGTAAAGGGAAAATTTGACAGTCATGAAATGACAACAAAGTTCAAGAAGATATGTAAACATATTGCTATATTCAAACTTACAACCGATGAAGGGCCAGATCAAAACCGTGCTATGGTTATGTATGAACCGAGGCAGGAGCAAAACCAAGCACCAGTTACAAGGCGTGAAGCCAGGCAGGAGCCAAACCGCGCAGTTACAAGGCGTGAACCGCAGGAACAAAACCGCGTGAGGTTTACAAGGCGTGAACCAAGGCAGGAGCAAAACCGCGCTATGGTTATCTGGCGTGAAACTAGGCCAGAGCATAACCCTCATCCTCGGGTAGTTTGA
- the LOC104727856 gene encoding uncharacterized protein LOC104727856: MQVAVLKLDVHCDRMKQKAMATVCRLSGVNSVDVKDDKLTVTGDIDTYIIVKKLKKVCYTEIISVGPVKEPEKKPDPKKPETPEVVYWYPPQVPPYYQHFNGCVYEDPNTCVIS; encoded by the exons ATGCAG GTAGCTGTGCTAAAATTGGATGTTCATTGTGATAGAATGAAACAAAAAGCTATGGCAACTGTCTGTCGTCTCTCCG GAGTTAATTCGGTGGACGTGAAAGACGATAAACTAACGGTGACCGGAGATATTGATACCTACATAATtgtgaagaaattgaagaaagtATGTTATACCGAGATTATCTCGGTTGGACCGGTTAAAGAACCAGAGAAGAAGCCTGATCCAAAGAAGCCTGAAACGCCAGAAGTGGTTTATTGGTATCCACCTCAAGTTCCACCCTATTACCAACATTTCAACGGATGTGTCTACGAAGATCCCAATACTTGCGTCAtttcttga
- the LOC104727868 gene encoding uncharacterized protein LOC104727868 yields the protein MPPMKAVLQLSIHEERIRKKAFVTVSRCPGVASISLDDKTGKMTIVGEVDVSAIVMKLRKLCNTEIVSVEVVKPPEKKAEPEKKPEAKPAGKPEVVAWPIPMNYHQYQYNPAYANSYYQPQGNSRFVGDEPGCVIM from the exons ATGCCTCCGATG AAAGCTGTGTTGCAACTGAGTATTCACGAGGAAAGAATCAGGAAGAAGGCGTTTGTCACCGTTTCTAGATGTCCag gTGTTGCTTCGATATCATTGGATGACAAAACCGGGAAAATGACGATTGTTGGTGAAGTTGATGTATCGGCTATTGTGATGAAGCTAAGGAAGCTATGTAACACTGAGATTGTTTCGGTTGAAGTTGTTAAACCACCAGAGAAAAAGGCTGAACCGGAGAAAAAGCCTGAAGCTAAACCGGCTGGTAAACCTGAAGTTGTTGCCTGGCCGATTCCGATGAACTACCACCAGTACCAATACAATCCTGCCTATGCAAATTCTTACTATCAGCCACAGGGGAATTCTAGATTTGTAGGAGACGAGCCAGGTTGTGTGATTATGTGA